ATGGCTCTCCCGCTACCTCCGCCGGAGATCCGGATGAACTCCGTGAATCAGCGCGACGACGACCGGTACCGCAGGGCCGCACGTCTTCTCGCATCGGCCCTCGGCGACGTCCTCGCGGTGGAGCGGTACTCCAAGAAGGTCCGTCGGCTCCCCGAGTGGACGGACATGAAGATCCTCGACCACGGATTCGGGACGGCACGACTCCTGTGTGGGCTCGAGCTTCTGGACCGTCTGCCGCACCGGTACTTCGGCCTCGACGTCCAACCGCAGCTGGTCGAGTGGGGACGGGCGGCGCTGCAGCCCACGGGATTCTGCGACTTCGAGCTCGTCGACATGCACAACCGGCGCTACAACCGGGACGGCACCCGTCAGCCCGTCGAGATCGTCCCCGACCGCTTCACCGGTGTTGACCTGATCGTCTCCCGCTCGATCTTCACGCACATGACCGCGCCGGACATCCGCCTGTGCCTGGGGGAGTTCCAACGGGCGCTTGCGCAGGGCGGACGCGTCTACGTCACGGTCAACGTCAAGAACGGCGTCCCTGCTTGGGTCGACAACCCCGAGAAGCCGGATGCGCCGCCGCTGCTCAAGACGGAGTTGAACAAGAGCTACTTCGAGTACATGGTCGAAGATGCCGGCTTCCGGACCTCGGTGTTCGTCGAGAGCATCGAGAACCAGTGCGTCTACGTGTTGCGCAAGGAGTAGGCCGACCGAGCGAACGCCCACGCTGCCCCGGGGCGTGGCGGCCGGTTGCTCCGCTACCGTGGCACCCATGAAGGTGCTCGTCGCCGGTGGAGCCGGCTACATCGGGTCAGTGACCGCCGTCCGCTTCGCTGAGGAGGGCCATGAGGTCGTGGTCCTGGACGATCTGCGCAACGGCCACGCCGACGCTGCCGGCGACCTGCCGCTCGTCGACCTGCCGATCAGCCGGGCCGGCGAGGTCCTCGATGAGACCTTCGACCTCGTCGTCCACCTGGCCGCCGATGCCCTGGTCGGCGAGTCCGTCGAGCAGCCGGAGAAGTACTGGGCCAACAACCTGGGGGAGGGGCTGGCACTCCTGGACGCGATGCGAGCTCACGGCGTCGGCAAGATCATCTTCTCCTCCACCTGCGCCACGTATGGCCAGCCGGAGACCCTCCCGATCACCGAGGACACCCCCACCCGGCCGGTCAACGCCTACGGGATGACCAAGCTGGCGTTCGATCACGCCCTCTCCAGCTACGCCGTCGCCCACGACCTGGCCGCGGTGAGCTTCCGCTACTTCAACGTGGTCGGTGCCTACGCCGGCCGGACGGAACGACACGAGGTCGAGACCCACCTCGTCCCCAACCTCCTGAAGGGCGCCGCCGGTCAGACCTTCACCATCTTCGGGACCGACTTCCCGACGCCCGACGGCACCGCCATCCGCGACTACGTC
The sequence above is a segment of the Euzebya tangerina genome. Coding sequences within it:
- a CDS encoding class I SAM-dependent methyltransferase, with the translated sequence MNSVNQRDDDRYRRAARLLASALGDVLAVERYSKKVRRLPEWTDMKILDHGFGTARLLCGLELLDRLPHRYFGLDVQPQLVEWGRAALQPTGFCDFELVDMHNRRYNRDGTRQPVEIVPDRFTGVDLIVSRSIFTHMTAPDIRLCLGEFQRALAQGGRVYVTVNVKNGVPAWVDNPEKPDAPPLLKTELNKSYFEYMVEDAGFRTSVFVESIENQCVYVLRKE
- the galE gene encoding UDP-glucose 4-epimerase GalE, coding for MKVLVAGGAGYIGSVTAVRFAEEGHEVVVLDDLRNGHADAAGDLPLVDLPISRAGEVLDETFDLVVHLAADALVGESVEQPEKYWANNLGEGLALLDAMRAHGVGKIIFSSTCATYGQPETLPITEDTPTRPVNAYGMTKLAFDHALSSYAVAHDLAAVSFRYFNVVGAYAGRTERHEVETHLVPNLLKGAAGQTFTIFGTDFPTPDGTAIRDYVHVVDLADAHLAALAVLEPGVHHIINLGSGGGYSVREVLDAVQEVTGHTIAVEEAPPRPGDPAELVADASKAKTLIGWEPTRSLKQAIADAWEARDA